In a genomic window of Streptomyces puniciscabiei:
- a CDS encoding alpha-keto acid decarboxylase family protein: MSTSPSRWMTIGDFLLRRLEEAGVGHLFGVPGDFNLELLQQLQDTGTLKWVGNCSELNASYAADGYARLNGMGALLVTNAVGALSAINGVAGSYSEHVPVVCICGSIPLRSIDRGLGMHHTMADGTWDRFLGAYAQVTAAQARLTPHNAVTEIDRLILTAWREKLPVYLELPSDIAYLDIEVPEAPLVLAQPPSDPERLRSCVTAIADHLSAAKSPAVLVDLDADRFGVAADVMGLAEKMRLPVAVISTAKAVIDETFPYYVGIYNGQASEPHTRAAIETSDCLLSIGYRPIEVTTGDFTASLPADTIRARSHSVDIGDDNYQAVTLQEVIRGVRDTVPQVTSRAAPQRGSTAAKTPAGGSTNLTQAAYWQAVQGYLRARDVLLLDNGTSYALLGLQLPPDCTFVGSINWGSIGYSVAALLGTLTAAPDRRHLLFLGDGSFQLTAQELSTILRHDHKPVIFLINNGGYTIERGYLGRTEQYNDIATWAYADLPRVLRPDTTARSFVVKTTADLAEALSAPNDTLILIEAVMDPYDAPAAVMASSNTGADIDYGPRGPQHRDNAQLRPA; the protein is encoded by the coding sequence ATGTCCACCAGCCCGAGCCGATGGATGACGATCGGCGACTTCCTGCTCCGGCGTCTGGAGGAGGCCGGCGTCGGCCACCTCTTCGGCGTTCCCGGTGACTTCAACCTCGAACTGCTGCAGCAGCTCCAGGACACGGGCACGCTGAAATGGGTCGGCAACTGCAGTGAGCTGAACGCGTCCTACGCAGCCGACGGCTACGCCCGGCTGAACGGCATGGGCGCGCTCCTCGTGACGAACGCCGTCGGCGCCCTGAGCGCGATCAACGGGGTCGCCGGCTCCTACAGCGAGCACGTGCCGGTGGTCTGTATCTGCGGGTCGATACCGCTCAGGTCCATCGATCGCGGCCTGGGGATGCACCACACGATGGCCGACGGCACGTGGGACCGCTTCCTCGGCGCCTACGCGCAGGTGACCGCCGCCCAGGCGAGACTGACCCCGCACAACGCCGTCACCGAGATCGACAGGCTGATCCTCACCGCGTGGCGGGAAAAGCTCCCGGTGTACCTGGAGTTGCCTTCCGACATCGCCTATCTCGACATCGAGGTTCCCGAGGCCCCGCTGGTGCTCGCGCAACCGCCCAGCGACCCGGAACGGCTGCGGTCGTGCGTCACCGCAATCGCAGACCATCTGTCCGCCGCCAAGTCACCGGCGGTCCTGGTGGATCTGGACGCGGACCGCTTCGGCGTGGCAGCCGACGTCATGGGACTGGCCGAGAAGATGCGGCTCCCCGTAGCAGTGATCAGCACGGCCAAGGCGGTCATCGACGAGACGTTCCCCTATTACGTCGGCATCTACAACGGCCAGGCAAGCGAGCCGCACACGCGAGCGGCGATCGAGACCAGCGACTGTCTGCTCTCCATCGGCTACCGGCCGATCGAGGTGACCACGGGCGACTTCACCGCTTCACTGCCCGCCGACACGATCCGCGCCCGCAGCCACTCGGTGGACATCGGCGATGACAACTACCAGGCAGTGACGCTCCAGGAAGTCATCCGCGGCGTACGGGACACCGTCCCGCAGGTCACGAGCCGCGCTGCACCACAGCGGGGGTCTACGGCGGCGAAGACCCCCGCAGGCGGCTCCACCAACCTGACGCAGGCCGCGTACTGGCAGGCGGTCCAGGGCTATCTCCGGGCCAGGGACGTGCTCCTCCTCGACAACGGCACGTCGTACGCCCTCCTCGGCCTGCAACTGCCCCCGGACTGCACCTTCGTCGGATCGATCAACTGGGGCTCGATCGGCTACTCGGTCGCAGCCCTGCTCGGCACGCTGACCGCAGCACCAGACCGTCGCCACCTGCTGTTCCTGGGCGACGGCTCGTTCCAGCTGACCGCGCAGGAGCTGTCGACCATCCTCCGGCACGACCACAAGCCGGTGATCTTCCTGATCAACAACGGCGGATACACCATCGAACGCGGTTACCTCGGCAGAACCGAGCAGTACAACGACATCGCCACCTGGGCCTACGCGGATCTACCGAGAGTGCTCCGCCCGGACACCACGGCGCGATCGTTCGTCGTCAAGACCACCGCGGACCTGGCGGAGGCCCTCAGCGCGCCCAACGACACGCTGATCCTCATCGAAGCGGTCATGGATCCCTACGACGCTCCCGCCGCGGTCATGGCCAGCAGCAACACCGGCGCGGACATCGACTACGGGCCTCGCGGCCCGCAACACCGCGACAACGCACAGCTCAGGCCGGCCTGA
- a CDS encoding DUF3592 domain-containing protein, producing the protein MTGETIGIGLAVLAGLVSLWAGARETRLQMRLSRYGLHAEGVVVAQEHEPGDDYSKPVIEFTDRQGRPVRFRPATTGTGLALGTHVPVAYLPERPKSARVFTRKYRLYPIVGLFFGAILWLGVAAGCVLTR; encoded by the coding sequence ATGACGGGTGAGACGATCGGTATCGGGCTCGCCGTATTGGCGGGCCTGGTGAGTCTGTGGGCCGGCGCCCGGGAGACACGGCTGCAGATGCGGCTGAGCCGCTACGGGCTGCACGCCGAGGGAGTGGTGGTGGCCCAGGAGCATGAGCCGGGGGACGACTATTCGAAACCCGTCATCGAGTTCACCGACCGGCAGGGCCGACCCGTCAGGTTCCGGCCCGCCACGACGGGGACGGGGCTGGCCCTCGGAACCCATGTACCGGTCGCCTACCTGCCCGAAAGGCCGAAAAGCGCAAGGGTATTCACCCGGAAGTACCGCCTGTATCCGATCGTCGGCCTGTTCTTCGGAGCCATTCTCTGGCTCGGCGTCGCGGCTGGGTGCGTGCTCACGCGCTGA
- a CDS encoding enoyl-CoA hydratase/isomerase family protein, translating into MSFAYSSIRTRQEDGVLFATLDAGPLNLISVDLVRDLVSLVETLHTDPGDVRVVVIDSASPEFFSAHVDLTAIPQYTAEAAKAGGPGDASLGMFLYKLAHVPVITIAKVRGRARGGGNELALACDMIFAARENAVFGQFESGTGALPGAGGIQHLTRRLGRTRAIEAITGADDFDADLAERYGWINRALPDAELDGFVERLAKRIAGFPPAGVKAAKRAINDLTLPHPANVRSDSATFLSLVALPESRERLDYLANRGLQTPGDLERDLGKAVAEFPR; encoded by the coding sequence ATGAGCTTTGCCTACTCGTCGATTCGGACCCGTCAGGAGGACGGTGTCCTGTTCGCCACCCTCGATGCCGGCCCCCTGAACCTCATCAGTGTCGACCTCGTCCGTGACCTCGTCTCGCTCGTCGAGACACTGCACACCGACCCGGGTGACGTGCGGGTCGTCGTCATCGACAGCGCCTCGCCCGAATTCTTCTCGGCGCACGTGGACCTCACGGCGATCCCGCAGTACACCGCAGAGGCCGCCAAGGCCGGCGGTCCCGGTGACGCCTCGCTCGGCATGTTCCTGTACAAACTGGCGCACGTCCCGGTGATCACCATCGCCAAGGTGCGCGGCAGGGCCCGCGGCGGTGGCAACGAACTCGCCCTGGCCTGCGACATGATCTTCGCCGCGCGCGAGAACGCGGTCTTCGGGCAGTTCGAGTCGGGCACCGGCGCCCTGCCCGGCGCCGGCGGAATCCAGCACCTGACCCGGCGGCTGGGCAGAACGCGTGCCATCGAGGCCATCACCGGCGCCGACGACTTCGACGCCGACCTCGCCGAGCGCTACGGCTGGATCAACCGCGCCCTGCCCGACGCCGAACTGGACGGCTTCGTCGAGCGCCTGGCCAAGCGCATCGCCGGATTCCCACCCGCGGGGGTCAAGGCCGCCAAACGCGCGATCAACGACCTCACGCTGCCACACCCAGCGAATGTCCGCTCCGACTCGGCCACGTTCCTCAGCCTGGTCGCACTGCCCGAATCCCGCGAGCGCCTGGACTACCTCGCGAACCGGGGCCTCCAGACGCCTGGTGATCTCGAACGCGACCTCGGCAAGGCCGTGGCGGAGTTCCCTCGCTGA
- a CDS encoding alpha/beta hydrolase yields MIERKDVEFEADGAVTLRGWLFLPDGPGPHPAITMAHGYAGVKEHGLEPFARAFAEDGFVVLVHDHRTFGASEGEPRQDVDPWQQIADWRRAISYLESRPEVDADRIGLWGSSYAGGHAVVLGATDRRLRAVVSQVPTISGYEQGLRRVAPDAVPSLEKSFSEDERARFRGEDPRTVAIVSSDPAVPASYRSQEAIDFYLQPTPDGAWENKVTVRSTRAARMYEPGIWITRVSPTPLLMVVALGDAVTVTDLALAAYERALEPKRLQLIPGGHFDPYTSQFDRASGAARTWFREHLA; encoded by the coding sequence ATGATCGAACGCAAGGATGTCGAGTTCGAAGCCGACGGCGCGGTCACGCTCCGCGGATGGCTGTTCCTGCCGGACGGGCCGGGGCCTCATCCGGCGATCACCATGGCCCACGGCTATGCGGGAGTGAAGGAGCACGGTCTGGAGCCCTTCGCGCGAGCCTTCGCCGAGGACGGATTCGTCGTCCTGGTGCACGACCACCGCACCTTCGGGGCCAGCGAAGGCGAGCCACGGCAGGACGTCGACCCCTGGCAGCAGATCGCCGACTGGCGGCGGGCCATCTCCTACCTGGAGAGCCGGCCAGAGGTCGATGCCGACCGCATCGGCCTGTGGGGGAGCAGCTATGCCGGCGGGCACGCGGTCGTATTGGGCGCGACCGACCGCCGGCTGCGCGCCGTCGTCTCCCAGGTGCCGACCATCAGCGGGTACGAGCAGGGCCTGCGCCGCGTAGCACCGGACGCCGTGCCGAGCCTCGAGAAGTCCTTCTCAGAGGACGAGCGTGCCCGGTTCCGCGGAGAGGATCCGCGTACCGTGGCCATCGTCAGCAGCGATCCGGCGGTGCCCGCCTCCTACCGATCACAAGAGGCCATCGACTTCTACCTGCAGCCCACACCGGACGGCGCATGGGAGAACAAGGTCACGGTCCGTTCAACCCGCGCGGCGCGCATGTACGAGCCCGGAATCTGGATCACACGGGTCTCGCCCACGCCGCTGCTCATGGTGGTCGCCCTGGGCGACGCGGTCACCGTGACCGACCTGGCACTCGCCGCCTACGAACGTGCCCTTGAGCCCAAGCGGCTGCAGCTCATCCCGGGCGGCCACTTCGACCCGTACACCAGCCAGTTCGACCGGGCGAGCGGCGCCGCCCGCACCTGGTTCCGCGAGCACCTCGCCTGA
- a CDS encoding winged helix-turn-helix transcriptional regulator produces the protein MEWRELDLGNCSVAATLSLVGERWTLLILREVFAGLHRFDEIAEHLGISRRALTERLRQLVDAGLLERRSYQEAGQRSRHEYHLTARAHDLQWVLAALLQYGDTHLGDPAAAPVVLRHSGCGGQVHVELRCSCGHEVAGSDVEPVLGPGAVRLST, from the coding sequence ATGGAGTGGCGAGAACTTGATCTGGGCAACTGCAGCGTCGCCGCCACACTGAGCCTGGTCGGCGAGCGATGGACCCTGCTCATCCTGCGCGAGGTCTTCGCGGGACTGCACCGATTCGACGAGATAGCCGAGCACCTCGGGATCTCCCGCAGGGCCCTCACGGAGCGCCTCCGGCAACTGGTCGACGCCGGCCTGCTGGAACGCCGGAGCTACCAGGAGGCCGGGCAGCGCTCGCGCCATGAGTATCACCTCACTGCGCGCGCCCACGACCTGCAATGGGTTCTGGCCGCGCTGCTCCAGTACGGCGACACCCACCTCGGTGACCCTGCGGCCGCGCCGGTGGTGCTGCGCCATTCCGGCTGCGGCGGCCAAGTCCACGTCGAGCTGCGCTGCTCGTGCGGCCACGAGGTCGCCGGTTCCGATGTGGAGCCGGTCCTGGGCCCCGGCGCCGTCCGACTGTCCACCTGA
- a CDS encoding tautomerase family protein has protein sequence MPVFNAHIPANRFSSAQKRVLADALNQSLVQALGIPEGDRFIMISEHGENELFLDPTFMGMQRSSDAMIITLQLGAHRPLEDKRAVAAAINKLVVEALGVSPDDIFIALIPVPNENFSFGRGELHLADGAPRW, from the coding sequence ATGCCCGTCTTCAATGCCCACATTCCCGCCAACCGCTTCTCCTCGGCGCAGAAGCGCGTTCTCGCCGACGCGCTGAACCAGTCACTGGTCCAGGCCCTCGGAATTCCTGAGGGTGACCGGTTCATCATGATCAGTGAGCACGGCGAGAACGAACTCTTCCTGGACCCGACGTTCATGGGCATGCAGCGCAGCAGCGACGCCATGATCATCACGCTTCAGCTCGGGGCCCACCGGCCTCTGGAGGACAAGCGGGCCGTGGCGGCGGCCATCAACAAGCTGGTGGTGGAGGCACTCGGCGTCTCGCCCGACGACATCTTCATCGCGTTGATTCCGGTCCCGAACGAGAACTTCTCCTTCGGCCGGGGTGAACTCCACCTTGCCGACGGCGCCCCACGCTGGTGA
- a CDS encoding DJ-1/PfpI family protein, which translates to MQVAVVTFDGFNELDSFIASALINRCRKDGLEAFITTPTPVVTSMNGVEVRGQRPMEFVTDADVVLIGSGVKARDVVADDQLISRLPLDSSRQLIGAQCSGALVLARLGLLDGMPACTDMKSRPFVEACDITVLDAPFHAEGNIATAGGCLASQYLATWVITRMLGEDAARDVIGYVAPVGENQETVERAMRAVHTGAVALH; encoded by the coding sequence ATGCAGGTAGCCGTGGTCACCTTCGACGGGTTCAACGAACTCGACAGCTTCATCGCATCCGCGCTGATCAACCGATGCCGCAAGGATGGCCTGGAAGCCTTCATCACCACGCCGACGCCGGTGGTCACGTCGATGAACGGCGTCGAGGTGAGGGGGCAGCGCCCCATGGAGTTCGTGACCGACGCCGACGTCGTGCTGATCGGCAGCGGCGTGAAGGCGCGAGACGTGGTCGCCGACGACCAGCTGATCTCCCGGCTGCCACTCGACTCTTCGCGACAACTGATCGGTGCGCAATGCTCCGGCGCGCTGGTGCTCGCCCGGCTCGGACTGCTGGACGGCATGCCCGCCTGCACGGACATGAAGAGCCGGCCCTTTGTCGAAGCCTGCGACATCACCGTGCTTGACGCGCCGTTCCACGCCGAGGGAAACATCGCCACGGCAGGAGGCTGCCTGGCGTCCCAGTACCTCGCCACCTGGGTGATCACCCGCATGCTCGGAGAGGACGCCGCGCGCGACGTCATCGGCTACGTTGCCCCGGTCGGCGAAAATCAGGAGACCGTCGAGCGCGCCATGCGCGCCGTCCACACAGGCGCGGTCGCGCTGCACTGA
- a CDS encoding metallophosphoesterase produces MTTTSNTRPAEGEARAPRQSRLQRLMRYIPLIAPILLWSVPCWVLLYTGQHWPLPVTLAGTALFVLGLVGMPLAMVRGHGRRQQDRAAIVGDTLLGTSWVLFTWSVLLGAVLRLALTVAGVGESLDRARIVTWAVLGTTAVLLAWGYAEARRVPRMRRLDVQLPRLGAGLDGLRVVLITDTHYGPLDRARWSARVCETVNTLEADLVCHTGDIADGTAERRRAQAAPLGTVRASRACVYVTGNHEYYSEAQGWVDLMGELGWEPLRNRHLLLERGGDTLVVAGVDDVTAESSGLAGHRAHLAGALNGADPDLPVLLLAHQPKFVDRAAAAGIDLQLSGHTHGGQIWPFHHLVRIDQPALAGLSHHGTRTLLYTSRGTGFWGPPFRVFAPSEITLLVLRSPHPPTSP; encoded by the coding sequence GTGACCACCACCAGCAACACCCGGCCCGCCGAGGGTGAGGCGCGAGCGCCGCGGCAGAGCCGGCTGCAGCGCCTGATGCGCTACATCCCCCTGATCGCCCCCATCCTGCTGTGGAGCGTGCCCTGCTGGGTGCTCCTGTACACCGGCCAGCACTGGCCGCTGCCCGTCACGCTGGCCGGCACCGCCCTGTTCGTCCTCGGCCTCGTCGGTATGCCGCTCGCGATGGTGCGCGGCCACGGCCGGCGCCAGCAGGACCGGGCGGCGATCGTCGGTGACACCCTGCTGGGCACCAGCTGGGTCCTGTTCACCTGGTCCGTCCTGCTCGGCGCCGTGCTGCGGCTCGCCCTGACCGTGGCCGGCGTCGGCGAGAGCCTGGACCGGGCCCGCATCGTCACGTGGGCCGTACTCGGCACAACCGCCGTACTGCTCGCCTGGGGATACGCCGAGGCTCGCCGCGTGCCCCGCATGCGCAGACTCGACGTGCAACTCCCGCGGCTGGGCGCGGGGTTGGACGGCCTGCGGGTCGTGCTCATCACCGACACCCACTACGGCCCACTCGACCGCGCCCGCTGGTCGGCACGGGTGTGCGAGACGGTGAACACCCTGGAGGCCGACCTGGTCTGCCACACCGGCGACATCGCGGACGGCACGGCCGAACGCCGCCGCGCCCAGGCCGCCCCACTCGGTACCGTGCGGGCCAGCCGGGCCTGTGTCTACGTCACCGGCAACCACGAGTACTACAGCGAGGCCCAGGGCTGGGTCGACCTGATGGGTGAGCTGGGCTGGGAGCCGCTGCGCAACCGCCATCTGCTGCTCGAACGCGGAGGTGACACCCTCGTGGTCGCCGGCGTGGACGACGTCACCGCCGAGTCCTCCGGCCTGGCAGGCCACCGCGCCCACCTCGCCGGAGCCTTGAACGGCGCCGACCCCGACCTGCCCGTCCTGCTCCTGGCACACCAGCCCAAGTTCGTCGACCGGGCGGCAGCCGCCGGCATCGACCTCCAGCTCTCCGGCCACACCCATGGCGGCCAGATCTGGCCCTTCCACCACCTGGTCCGCATCGACCAGCCCGCCCTCGCCGGCCTCAGCCACCACGGCACCCGTACCCTCCTCTACACCAGCCGCGGCACCGGCTTCTGGGGCCCGCCGTTCCGCGTCTTCGCCCCCAGCGAGATCACCCTGCTCGTGCTCCGCTCCCCGCACCCGCCCACCTCGCCGTGA